Within Metabacillus sp. KUDC1714, the genomic segment CTGATCGATTACAAGCTACAACATAACATTGGTTTTCGATTGCACGACTTAAAAGCAATGTTCTCCAATGATTTAGTCGAGGTAAAGGCCATTCAGCTACTACAAATAGAATCTCTGCTCCTTTTGTTGTATGAGCACGAATCCATTCCGGAAAACGAATATCATAGCAAATTACACCAGCACTTTTTATTCCATTGATTTCGAATAATCCTTTTGCAGTTCCTGCAGTTAAGTAATGATGTTCATCCATTAATTTGAATAAGTGGAGTTTACTATATTCATGAACAAACTCACCTTGGTTGTTCATGATGTACATCGTGTTGGTGACATTGTCCTGCATCTTTTTAGCAACAGACCCACCGATGATGTTAACATGGTATTTTTTTGCGAGTTGGGAAAGAAATTGTTTCGTTTTTTCCCCTTTTTCATCGGCTATCACATCTAAGCGAGTAAGGTCATAGCCTGTTGTCCAAAGCTCAGGTAAAACGATGATCGCTGGATTATCCTTTTCTACTGCAACAGCTACTTTTTCCTCTACTTGCTGATAGTTGAATGCGGGATCACCGAATTTAATATCAAGTTGTATACAAGTAATGACAGGTTTCAATCAAAATCACACCTTCATTTTTAAATTTTACTTTACAAGTTGATTCTAACAATATATTATTTGTGACTAGAATTTCAAGAATTTTTTGAGAAGGTGTTAAAAATGAAAACCTTTAAACAATCACAATTATTAGAAACATTACCGAAGCAATTCTTTGCAAGTCTAGTTGAAAAGGTAAATAAAATTATTGCACAGGGTCATGATGTTATTAATCTAGGTCAAGGAAATCCAGATCAGCCTACACCTGATCATATTGTTAAAGCCATGCAAAATGCAGTGGAAAAACCACAATTCCATAAGTACTCTCCATTTCGTGGTCATACTTTCTTGAAGGAAGCGATCGCAACTTTTTATAAAAGGGAATATGGAGTTGAAATTGATCCATCGACTGAAGTATCGATTCTATTCGGTGGAAAGGCAGGACTTGTTGAGGTTCCTCAATGCTTGTTGAATCCAGGGGATGTTGTACTTGTTCCAGACCCTGGTTATCCGGATTATTGGTCAGGTGTTGAGCTTGCACGTGCCAAAATGGAAGTAATGCCACTTATCAGAGAAAAACATTTTTTACCTGACTATAATAGTTTGACTAAAGAAGTGGTAGAAAAAGCAAAACTTATGATTTTAAACTATCCAAATAATCCAACAGGCGCAACTGCAACAGAGGAATTCTTCGAAGAAACCGTAGGATTTGCTAGAGGAAATGACATTTGTGTAGTGCATGATTTTGCTTATGGGGCTATTGGCTTTGATGGAAAACGTCCAATAAGCTTTTTACAAACTAAAGGGGCAAAAGAGGTCGGGATTGAAATCTATACTTTTTCAAAGTCATATAACATGGCTGGGTGGCGAATTGGGTTTGCCGTTGGTAACCCATCTGTGATTGAAGCCCTAAATCTTTTGCAAGATCATATGTATGTAAGTGTATTTAGTGCAATTCAAGAAGCGGCAGCACATGCCTTATTAAGTCCACAAACATGTGTAGCAGAGTTAAATGCACTTTATGAATCTCGTAGAAATACTTTGATTCAAGCTTTTCGTGAAATTGGCTGGGATGTGACAGCTCCATCTGGATCATTTTTTGCCTGGTTGCCTGTACCTAATCAGTTTGAATCATCTCAGGATTTTTCAGATTACTTATTAGAAAATGCCCATGTCGTGGTTGCACCTGGAATTGGCTTCGGGGAATACGGTGAAGGGTATGTAAGGGTAGGTCTTCTCACTTCAGAAGAAAGATTAGTAGAAGCTGCTAACCGAATAAAAGCATTGAATTTGTTTTAAAAATCATAGTTGACAGTTCAAAAATGATCTGTCATAATCCATATTAATTTAATCAACATTATGAACGTTTCGTTCTTATCAAGAGCAGGTGGAGGGACTAGCCCTATGAAGCCCGGCAACCGACTTAAACATGTGTTTGAGCACGGTGCTAATTCTTGCAGCATTCGCTGATAGATAAGGAGATATGCTTGTTATTTATGCATATAAAAGCCCCTTCGATCTATTAGTGTCGAAGGGGCTTATTTTATTTTTGAGCAATCTTAAACTTGGTTGTTGATTTACGCTTTGGCGTTTGCTTTACGTAGGCGGTCCGGGA encodes:
- a CDS encoding carbon-nitrogen family hydrolase, producing the protein MKPVITCIQLDIKFGDPAFNYQQVEEKVAVAVEKDNPAIIVLPELWTTGYDLTRLDVIADEKGEKTKQFLSQLAKKYHVNIIGGSVAKKMQDNVTNTMYIMNNQGEFVHEYSKLHLFKLMDEHHYLTAGTAKGLFEINGIKSAGVICYDIRFPEWIRAHTTKGAEILFVVAEWPLPRLNHWRTLLLSRAIENQCYVVACNRSGSDPNNEFAGHSMIIDPWGTIIAEADENTGFISAEIDVETVKQVRGQIPVFEDRLPDYYK
- a CDS encoding pyridoxal phosphate-dependent aminotransferase, whose translation is MKTFKQSQLLETLPKQFFASLVEKVNKIIAQGHDVINLGQGNPDQPTPDHIVKAMQNAVEKPQFHKYSPFRGHTFLKEAIATFYKREYGVEIDPSTEVSILFGGKAGLVEVPQCLLNPGDVVLVPDPGYPDYWSGVELARAKMEVMPLIREKHFLPDYNSLTKEVVEKAKLMILNYPNNPTGATATEEFFEETVGFARGNDICVVHDFAYGAIGFDGKRPISFLQTKGAKEVGIEIYTFSKSYNMAGWRIGFAVGNPSVIEALNLLQDHMYVSVFSAIQEAAAHALLSPQTCVAELNALYESRRNTLIQAFREIGWDVTAPSGSFFAWLPVPNQFESSQDFSDYLLENAHVVVAPGIGFGEYGEGYVRVGLLTSEERLVEAANRIKALNLF